The Infirmifilum lucidum DNA segment GGAGAAGGAGGATATTCAGAGGAAGTTAGATGAGCTCGACAGGCTAATAATACCTCACTACAAACGCGTAAAAGCCGCCGAGGTAAAGCCGGAGATTGCTAAGCTCCGGCTGGCTTTAAACAAGCTCGAACAGAAGTTCAAGGAGGGCGGTATAACTGAAGAGGCTTACAGGCGTGTGAAAGCAGAGATAGAGGCCAGGCTGAAAAGGCTCGAGAGAATACGCGAAGAGGTGGAGGAGCAATGACCTCTATGAGCTACGGAGATTTAGAGAACATCTTTGACAGCGCCGATAAGATCTGGGAAGAATACAGCGTAACTGTAAAACGTAGCCTACTTGAGTGGGAAAGGCTTAGGCCCGCTCTGACGGAGAGAATAGCTGTGCTGAAGACCAGGATAAGTACCAACTTAAAAGAGATGGAAGAGCTGAAAATCAAAGTGGAACTCGGTCTTATAGACGAAGAGAAAGCCCAGAGAAAGATCGACATACTTTCTAAGGAAAATGTCGAGATGATACGCGAGCTTGAAGCGACGTGGCTAGTCTTCGAGAAGAACATGTTGAAGAGCATTCTTCACGCAAAGAGGTTAAGCCTCCCGCTAGATATCACTCCAGAAGAGGTAGAAGGGAAAATAGAGGAATTAGAGAGCTGTTACAGGCGAGGGGTGATAAATTCAAGTGAGACCTACGATGAACTTAAAAAACTCTTAAACGAGCAACTTAGCTTGATTGCGAGCCATTAGTGGTCACTAGAGCGTTTTTTGGTTCGTTTGATAGTAAATCTCACCTTATCGTTACTTACCCGTTCTACTTTCAAACTTCTCAGAGATACAGCCCCCCTACGCTCAGCTGCTCTGCTCATCCTCGCAACGAGTTGTGTGAAATGCGGCCTACATAGGTATATGAGGTTCTCACCTACCTCTAAGACAAGCTCTGCCTGCCGTGTACACTCCTCAATCATACAGTTCTGAGGATCATCAGCCATACTAGCCCCTCCAAACAATATACTAATAGTTATATTTTTGCTCAAATAATAAGTTCAGAATAAGGCTTACAACGAGCTTAAAAACTCTTGAGTAAACAACTCAGTCTGAGGGTGCTAGAGAAAAAGTAGTCTTTGCTTTAGATCACCCGCAGAGAAAAAGTAGCTCTTCAGAGTACTTCACTTTTACTCTCTCCGCGTCCTCGACGCTAATGACGCTCCCCACTGCGACGCCCAGCATGTGACCCGCCACGATGCCGCCGATCCCCGGGGTCGTAGGTAGCAACACAAGCAAAGCAGTGGAAGTATGCGCCAGCACTGCAGCCCTCCGGAGATGATCACGCTATAGCCCCATGAGAACGCTCCTGTGAGGCCCGAGGCGCGGGACAGGAAAGGGGGCTCTGTGTAAGCACGAGAAAAGCTTTTCAATATGCCGTGGAATTTTTACCTCGATGGAGACACCTATTAGAATACACGTTGTAGAAATGATTTTGCCGGAGAAGTCCAACATAATTATAGGTCAGACCCATTTTATCAAGAGCGTCGAAGACATCGCCGAGACCGTGGTTACCAGCGTTCCAGGTGCAAAGTTCGGGCTCGCATTCAACGAGGCGAGCGGGGACAGGCTTGTAAGGTGGGACGGCAACGACAGAGAACTTGTAGATGCTGCCATCGAAAATGCACGCCGTATAGGCGCTGGCCACGTCTTTGTGTTGCTCATCAGGGATGCATGGCCCATAAATATCCTTAACCAGTTGAAGATGGTTCAAGAAGTTGCTAGGATATTCTGTGCCACTGCGAATCCTGTACAGGTTATTGTAGCCGAGACGGGCCAGGGCAGGGGGGTTCTGGGAGTTGTTGACGGCTACACAGTCATAGGCGTCGAAAGCGAGGAGGACAAGCGCAGGCGCATTGAGTTTCTGAGGAAAATTGGCTATAAGCGGGCGTGAAACCGTGAAAACCTGATGGAGGAGATAAAGCAGGTCATCGTTATTAGACGGGATCTTGAAATGGGAAGAGGTAAGATGGTTGCACAAGGCGCGCATGCCTCCCTGAGTGCCTTCCTTGAGGCAGAGAAAAGTAACCCGGAGTGGGTTCGCAGGTGGCTGGAGTCAGGCCAGAAGAAAATAGTAGTCCGGGTGGATAGCCTAGAAGAGCTAATTCGGGTGTACAATGAGGCAAGGAATGCAGGACTACCAGTAGCATTGGTTACAGATATGGGCCTCACGCAACTAGAGCCCGGAACAGTAACAGCCGTTGGAATAGGCCCCGCTCCTTCCAGTTTGATCGACCCCATTACGCGTCATCTAAAGCTACTCTAGTCGCGGCGTAGAGAATTCTGCTATCGACGGTGAAGTAGACTACGAGCTTCTACCCGGTTGCGGCCACGTGAAGAATATGAACCTCTGAATCCCCAGGTGGCCTACGACACTGCTAGAGTTGCGGGCCGTCAGTCACCCTGGCTACAGGAAAAACAATGAGTGGGCCCGCTGGGGACAGTAAGAGTAGGGAAAAGGGATAGGTGACGGGACATAGACTTCTTAATTAATCTTACGTGCCTTTTGGAAGACGGGTACGTATGGTGCGCCAGTCCAGTGTGGAGCTGGATAAAATCTTGGAGATGAGGTACTACGGTTTGAGCGGAGACGGCATAGGAGGGTATATTAGACGCATGTTTGAGGACTTTATAGTATACGAGATAAGCATAGATGGGACTCTTGCCACCCCGAATTGCCGCGAAATACCTCAAGGCGCGGGAGAATACACGTGGGTTGTAGTTGAGAAGAGAGGCGTTGATTCCGTGACAGCTGTGAGGAAGATCCGGAAGTTCCTAGGTCTTCAGGGGACAGATATCGATATTGCCGGTTTGAAGGACACCACTGCGGTTACATTTCAATTTGCGTCAATAAAAGGCGAAGTCCCAGCAGAAGCCATAGAGAAGTTTAACTCCTTGAACACACGCGTGAAAATACACTGCCCAGTGAGGAGACCATTCCATTTGAGACCCGGACTCCTCTTCGGCAATCGCTTCACCATAAGAGTTAGGGACTGTAACACCAGCCGCCTACACGAGTTGCTGGACGAACTCAGGAGGCTGGGTGGTGTCCCGAATTACTTCGGGTACCAGAGGTTTGGGAGTATCCGCCCAGTAACTCATGTAGTCGGTAAGCGTATCATAGAGGGCAGGTTTAAAGAGGCAGTGGAAGAACTCTTATTGAGAATTTTCCCCCATGAATCACAAAGGGCAAAAAATGCTAGAGAATATCTAGCTTCAACGGGCGATTTCAGGGGAACGCTGGAAATTTTTCCCAAAACTATGAAGAGCGAGCGCGCAATAATCGCTTATCTAGCTGAAAGGCCTAGAGATTATGTAGGTGCTCTTCGTCACGTATCGGGGTATATAAGGAAGCTCTTTGTTGGAGCATATCAGGCGTATTTGTTCAACAAGGTGCTCAGCAAAAGGATCGAGCGGGGGCTTTCCTGGGTCTATGCTTCTCCAGGAGACTACGTAGGTGTTGCTCCTGGATCAGCAGGCTCTGGACATATGCCAGTGCTCATGGCAAACGACACCAACCTAGATAAGGTCAACAAACTTATTCACGATGGGAGGGCTTTCCTATTACTTCCCATTTTCGGCTATAACACACACCTTTCGCAAGGAGAAGAGGGCGAAATCGAGAAAGAAGTCCTGAGGGAGGAAAACATAGATGTTCGTAGCTTCTATGTGAAGAGCCTCCCAGAGGCCTCATCAGCTGGGAGTTACCGCCCTTCAAACCTCTCGCCTCTGGACTTAGACGTTAAAGTAGACTCTGAAGGCGTTGTATTCTCATTCGCTCTCAAAAAGGGGATGTATGCAACGACGCTTCTACGCGAGATTGTAAAACCGTCCCACCCTGTGGAGCAGGGGTTTTAGGCCTTGACTTTTATATTATTGACCCGGATTCGTAAAGGGGGATTCTTATGCCTCTGGTACCGCAAGAGCACTTAGATGAAGTGCGCGAAGAGCTAGTTAGAGCTAGGCGAGCCGGACACAGGCGACTGTTAGTAGTTTATAGTGACGATGATTCAAGACTCGTCACCGTGGCTCTGGACATTCTCTATGAAATACGCGACCTTGTCAGAGGAGGCGAGATCCTCTACGCCTACCACTCTTTCTATTCTGACGGGGCTATGCGGCGGGAGCTTTTCGCCAAAGGCGCGCCGAAAGACATAGATATTGAATATATCTCTTTCCAGAACCTTGATACGATTCTCGGCAGAACCTACAATGGTTGTATTATAGACTTAATAAACAATCTGGAGCCCAATGACCTCGGCAAGCTTATGGGTGTAGTTCGAGGAGGTGGACTCTACCTTCTACTGACGCCTACACCCCAGAGAATGCTGGAAAGCGTGACGAGGTTCCAAAGTAACCTTATAGTCCCCGGCTACACGGCGAGTAGCTTGAAGAAATTTTTCGTCAGAAGGTTTCTCAATAAACTCTCCGAGCACGACGGGATTGCAATCTACGACGCCGACTCGAAGTTTTTTGTGAAGAAATTCCCGAGGCAAACCGTCGAGCCGCAGGCCGAGAGAAAAATAGTGTACCCCGAGAAGACAAAGATACCCTTAAAAGTATTCAAGCTTGCTCTAACACAGGATCAAGTCGAAGTCATTAAGAACTTCGAGGTACTATATACAAAGTCCGAGAAAAAGAAAGTTTTCGTCCTTACAGCTGATCGCGGTAGGGGCAAATCCTCCGCGGTAGGGATTGGTTTAGGATGGCTTGTTCACAAGTTGCGCAGAGCAAAGGGCAGGTGTAGAGTAGTACTTACAGCGCCGAACGAAACTAACGTCCAGGAGGTTTTCCGATTTGCAGGGAAAGTTCTCGAAATGTACAAGCACCCCCTAGAGATTCGTACAGAAAGTGATTACATAGTCAGCATTGAATCAAAGGGTATTGAGCTTGTGTACCTACCACCATTAGAGGCCATGAAGACCAGGGCTGATGTTCTTGTGGTCGACGAGGCCGCTGCCATACCAGTTCCTCTTCTTTTTAAACTCCTAGACAGGTACGACAAGCTGATTTTCTCCTCAACTATACATGGTTACGAGGGCGCAGGTCGGGGGTTCTCAGTACGGTTTTTGAAGAGGCTGCGGTCGCGTGAGGATATAGACATAATAGAGTATGAAATGGAGGAGCCAGTACGTTACGCTTCGCAAGACCCCATCGAGGCATGGATTTTCGATACACTACTTCTTGATGCTGAGCCAGCTACGCTCACCGATGAGGACTTAAAGGCTGTAAGGAACAAGGAGGTTATCTACTACGCCCCGGACGAGGCTACCTTGTTCTTAAAGAACGAGAAGGAGCTGCGCGAGTTCTTTGGCATTTACATTATGGCGCACTACCGCAATAATCCAAACGATCTAGGCATAATGATGGAGGCGCCCCACCATTTCATCCGCATGGTTAAAACGTCTACAGGTAAAGTCGTAGTGTCCCTAGAGCTAGCAGTTGAAGGATCCCTGGGACCTGAGCTGTCACGCGAGTCAGCCAAGGGTGCGTGGTTGATGGGTAACATAATACCTGATAGGATGATAAAACACTACAAGATACTCGATTTCGGGGATTTAAAGGGAGTCAGGATCGTCCGAATAGCAACACATCCACACGTAATGAATCAAGGCCTTGGGAGCTTTGCCTTGGCAAAACTCGAGGAAGAGGCTCGTGCCAACGGGTATGACTGGATAGGAGCTGGCTTCGGAGCAACAGAAGAGCTTCTGAGATTTTGGGTAAGGAACGGCTATATGCCTGTTCACTTAAGCCCCGAAAAGAATCCCGTGAGCGGGGAGTACACGGTCATAGTAATAAAGCCTCTGAGCGAGAGAGCGGGAAGGATAGTCAGCATTATAGCTCGTGAATTCAAAGATAAACTTCTAGACTCACTACCATCTCCTTACTACGACCTCGAGCCCGAGGTCGCACTGCTATTGCTAGAGGCAACGC contains these protein-coding regions:
- a CDS encoding V-type ATP synthase subunit I domain-containing protein encodes the protein MTSMSYGDLENIFDSADKIWEEYSVTVKRSLLEWERLRPALTERIAVLKTRISTNLKEMEELKIKVELGLIDEEKAQRKIDILSKENVEMIRELEATWLVFEKNMLKSILHAKRLSLPLDITPEEVEGKIEELESCYRRGVINSSETYDELKKLLNEQLSLIASH
- a CDS encoding adenosine-specific kinase, which encodes METPIRIHVVEMILPEKSNIIIGQTHFIKSVEDIAETVVTSVPGAKFGLAFNEASGDRLVRWDGNDRELVDAAIENARRIGAGHVFVLLIRDAWPINILNQLKMVQEVARIFCATANPVQVIVAETGQGRGVLGVVDGYTVIGVESEEDKRRRIEFLRKIGYKRA
- the pth2 gene encoding peptidyl-tRNA hydrolase Pth2; this encodes MEEIKQVIVIRRDLEMGRGKMVAQGAHASLSAFLEAEKSNPEWVRRWLESGQKKIVVRVDSLEELIRVYNEARNAGLPVALVTDMGLTQLEPGTVTAVGIGPAPSSLIDPITRHLKLL
- the truD gene encoding tRNA pseudouridine(13) synthase TruD, with the protein product MELDKILEMRYYGLSGDGIGGYIRRMFEDFIVYEISIDGTLATPNCREIPQGAGEYTWVVVEKRGVDSVTAVRKIRKFLGLQGTDIDIAGLKDTTAVTFQFASIKGEVPAEAIEKFNSLNTRVKIHCPVRRPFHLRPGLLFGNRFTIRVRDCNTSRLHELLDELRRLGGVPNYFGYQRFGSIRPVTHVVGKRIIEGRFKEAVEELLLRIFPHESQRAKNAREYLASTGDFRGTLEIFPKTMKSERAIIAYLAERPRDYVGALRHVSGYIRKLFVGAYQAYLFNKVLSKRIERGLSWVYASPGDYVGVAPGSAGSGHMPVLMANDTNLDKVNKLIHDGRAFLLLPIFGYNTHLSQGEEGEIEKEVLREENIDVRSFYVKSLPEASSAGSYRPSNLSPLDLDVKVDSEGVVFSFALKKGMYATTLLREIVKPSHPVEQGF
- a CDS encoding tRNA(Met) cytidine acetyltransferase TmcA, whose translation is MPLVPQEHLDEVREELVRARRAGHRRLLVVYSDDDSRLVTVALDILYEIRDLVRGGEILYAYHSFYSDGAMRRELFAKGAPKDIDIEYISFQNLDTILGRTYNGCIIDLINNLEPNDLGKLMGVVRGGGLYLLLTPTPQRMLESVTRFQSNLIVPGYTASSLKKFFVRRFLNKLSEHDGIAIYDADSKFFVKKFPRQTVEPQAERKIVYPEKTKIPLKVFKLALTQDQVEVIKNFEVLYTKSEKKKVFVLTADRGRGKSSAVGIGLGWLVHKLRRAKGRCRVVLTAPNETNVQEVFRFAGKVLEMYKHPLEIRTESDYIVSIESKGIELVYLPPLEAMKTRADVLVVDEAAAIPVPLLFKLLDRYDKLIFSSTIHGYEGAGRGFSVRFLKRLRSREDIDIIEYEMEEPVRYASQDPIEAWIFDTLLLDAEPATLTDEDLKAVRNKEVIYYAPDEATLFLKNEKELREFFGIYIMAHYRNNPNDLGIMMEAPHHFIRMVKTSTGKVVVSLELAVEGSLGPELSRESAKGAWLMGNIIPDRMIKHYKILDFGDLKGVRIVRIATHPHVMNQGLGSFALAKLEEEARANGYDWIGAGFGATEELLRFWVRNGYMPVHLSPEKNPVSGEYTVIVIKPLSERAGRIVSIIAREFKDKLLDSLPSPYYDLEPEVALLLLEATPRFQTPFSIPLLKKARFLMYAWSDMTIENCMDVMSALAKYYFKAPNPPELTRLQKLCLVTKVLQAKSWHATLEDLKISMPQVTSELKEIAKIFSKAFLNVYSPEEALKYFFLTLKDLEENI